In Pyrus communis chromosome 1, drPyrComm1.1, whole genome shotgun sequence, the following are encoded in one genomic region:
- the LOC137743454 gene encoding uncharacterized protein, which translates to MAEDRKFGELVTVQPMSSSMESTNISGVPFGIRLNDTNFKVWSKMMEVHAAGLGKHGYLTGKIPVMEEDSPGYTKWVTEDAIVRGWLLKTMEPHLLSLFIDLPTAKDIWESATQMFYDGSDESQYYELRCKATRTKQDGRPVNLYFTELKGVWQDLDKRRPIKMVCAVDLRTRKEELSKDRVYDFLAGLDNDFDQVRSEILRMKPIPGIEECFSLVRREAQRKTTMLGTKATTTSSSMAMVTKSPSSSMRPPFTGTPRPNRTQEDIDKDRLRCNHCNGKRHTEETCFELHGYPEWYWELKKQLKTKGKRTGQAKLAESGDGGAAITAGRIGSNCNIGQVAMATKCSEPRPHTSAHGLEKQIGHNLGGKLQPTAEEGYPDKGDHWAWY; encoded by the exons ATGGCAGAAGATAGAAAGTTTGGAGAGTTGGTTACCGTCCAACCCATGTCCAGTTCGATGGAGTCCACCAACATCAGCGGCGTACCGTTTGGAATTCGATTGAATGATACAAACTTTAAAGTTTGGTCAAAGATGATGGAAGTCCATGCTGCAGGCCTCGGCAAGCATGGATATTTGACTGGGAAAATTCCAGTTATGGAAGAAGACTCTCCGGGCTACACAAAGTGGGTCACCGAAGATGCGATCGTGCGAGGGTGGCTGTTAAAAACCATGGAACCACACCTGTTGAGTCTCTTCATTGATCTTCCGACAGCCAAAGATATCTGGGAGAGTGCAACCCAGATGTTTTACGACGGATCCGATGAGTCTCAGTATTATGAACTGAGATGTAAGGCTACACGGACTAAACAGGATGGTCGTCCTGTAAATTTATACTTCACAGAACTGAAGGGAGTATGGCAAGATCTTGATAAAAGACGTCCTATCAAGATGGTTTGCGCAGTCGATCTTCGAACCCGTAAGGAAGAGCTATCAAAAGATAGGGTGTATGATTTTCTTGCAGGCTTAGACAATGACTTTGATCAAGTCCGGAGTGAAATCCTAAGAATGAAACCCATTCCTGGGATTGAAGAGTGCTTCAGTTTGGTTCGACGTGAAGCGCAAAGAAAGACAACTATGCTTGGGACAAAAGCCACGACAACAAGCTCCTCTATGGCAATGGTCACCAAGTCCCCATCATCGTCCATGCGTCCACCATTCACGGGAACACCACGTCCGAATCGTACCCAAGAAGACATCGACAAGGATAGACTTCGTTGCAATCACTGCAATGGAAAACGGCACACTGaagaaacatgttttgaattacATGGGTATCCAGAGTGGTACTGGGAATTGAAAAAACAGTTGAAAACCAAAGGGAAGCGCACAGGCCAGGCCAAACTGGCCGAGTCTGGAGATGGAGGAGCTGCTATAACAGCAGGCCGAATTGGATCCAATTGCAACATTGGGCAAGTTGCTATGGCAACAAAGTGTTCTGAGCCTAGGCCCCACACATCAGCCCACGGCTTGGAGAAACAAATAGGCCACAACCTGGGAGGAAAATTGCAACCCACGGCAGAAGAAG GATATCCAGACAAGGGCGATCATTGGGCGTGGTACTAA
- the LOC137739553 gene encoding PHD finger protein ALFIN-LIKE 4-like, with product MVMEVVGGGETAAYSPRTVEEVFTDFKGRRAALIKALTTDVEDFYQQCDPDKENLCLYGFPNEEWEVNLPADEVPPELPEPALGINFARDGMQERDWLSLVAVHSDAWLLSVALYFGARFGFDKTERERLFNMMNDLPSIFEVMAVIAKRQSKEKSSVSNNSIHSPKSSSKGRGSESVKHAKVMPKNEDEGLDEEDDDDEHGKTVCGACGGSYAADEFWICCDICEKWFHGKCVKITPARAEHIKHYKCPSCSNKRVRP from the exons ATGGTGATGGAAGTAGTAGGAGGAGGAGAAACAGCAGCGTACAGCCCGCGCACTGTGGAGGAGGTTTTCACCGACTTCAAGGGCCGTCGTGCTGCCTTGATCAAAGCTCTCACCactg ATGTTGAGGATTTTTACCAGCAATGCGATCCTG ACAAGGAGAATCTTTGTTTGTATGGATTCCCGAATGAAGAATGGGAAGTTAATCTACCTGCTGACGAAGTTCCTCCAGAGCTCCCGGAACCTGCTTTGGGCATCAACTTTGCCAGAGATGGAATGCAAGAAAGAGACTGGTTGTCCCTGGTAGCTGTGCACAGTGATGCATGGTTGCTTTCAGTGGCCTTATACTTTGGTGCCAGATTCGGTTTTGACAAGACTGAAAG GGAACGTCTCTTCAATATGATGAATGATCTGCCATCTATCTTCGAGGTTATGGCAGTCATCGCAAAGAGAcagtcaaaggagaagtcatCAGTTTCAAATAATAGCATCCATAGTCCTAAGTCAAGCTCTAAAGGG AGAGGCTCTGAATCTGTCAAACATGCAAAAGTGATGCCAAAGAATGAGGACGAGGGCCTGGAtgaggaagatgatgatgatgagcaCGGCAAGACTGTCTGTGGTGCATGCGGGGGGAGCTATGCTGCTGATGAATTTTGGATTTGCTGCGACATATGTGAGAAGTGGTTCCATGGAAAATGCGTGAAGATCACTCCTGCCAGAGCCGAGCACATCAAGCACTACAAGTGCCCGTCATGCAGCAACAAGAGAGTCCGGCCTTGA
- the LOC137743465 gene encoding ankyrin repeat-containing protein BDA1-like, protein MDKKLLDAAMAGDTAALKDLIAEDPLVLDRALVSCVSETPLHVASMLGHLAFVTDLLSRNPELASELDSHGSTPLHVAAAKGHAEIVKELVLADPGACAVRNGDGRAALHVAAAKGRVKVVRELVRVGSESTRALTDRGETALHLCVGCNRLEGLKVLVEAAGSDDDFVNWKDCDGNTVLHIAVAKKQTEITKFLLSKTGVNVNALNANSATALDILMQSPRDLRDMEIEDCLRGAGAQSAKDVCNIAHDWVRAPTKERQISRHRGSALSSRVSVSMKPAGNKKPTDWLGRKRSSLMVVASLLATVAFQAAITPPGGFWQDDLQVDENGNPVANPHTVGTSVMATKQGKEYGLFMIFNTISFLTSLSIILLLVSGLPIKRRRWMWIQMVIMWVAVTTLVITYFITLRHMSPNDVHVQILLRKVTEISVLTWLTLMVVVFFGNVIRMNLWILRKYGYIKPKEVDDELEEVRTED, encoded by the exons ATGGACAAGAAGCTTCTGGATGCAGCCATGGCGGGAGACACTGCGGCGCTTAAAGATCTGATCGCAGAAGACCCGCTTGTTCTCGACAGAGCTTTAGTCTCCTGCGTCTCCGAGACGCCGCTTCACGTAGCTTCAATGCTAGGTCACCTGGCTTTTGTTACCGA CTTGTTGTC CCGCAACCCCGAGCTGGCCTCCGAGCTGGACTCGCATGGGTCAACGCCTCTCCACGTGGCGGCGGCGAAGGGGCACGCAGAGATTGTGAAAGAGCTGGTTCTGGCGGATCCGGGGGCGTGTGCGGTGAGGAACGGAGACGGGAGGGCGGCGCTCCACGTAGCGGCCGCCAAGGGGCGGGTTAAAGTAGTGAGAGAGTTGGTCCGAGTTGGGAGTGAGTCGACTCGGGCGTTGACGGACCGAGGCGAGACGGCGCTGCACCTGTGCGTCGGGTGTAACCGGTTGGAGGGGTTGAAGGTTTTGGTCGAGGCAGCTGGGAGTGATGATGATTTTGTGAATTGGAAGGATTGCGACGGTAACACTGTTTTGCATATTGCCGTGGCCAAGAAGCAAACCGAG ATTACCAAATTCTTGCTGTCTAAAACCGGAGTGAATGTGAACGCGTTGAATGCAAACAGCGCTACCGCCTTAGACATTCTGATGCAGAGTCCTAGAGATTTGAGGGATATGGAGATTGAGGATTGTCTTCGAGGTGCTGGGGCTCAGAGTGCAAAGGATGTGTGTAACATTGCGCACGACTGGGTTCGTGCTCCAACTAAGGAACGTCAGATATCAAGACATCGAGGCTCAGCACTGTCCTCGAGAGTGAGTGTTTCTATGAAACCGGCTGGGAACAAGAAGCCTACTGATTGGCTTGGTAGGAAGAGAAGTTCATTGATGGTGGTGGCATCTCTCCTTGCAACTGTTGCCTTCCAAGCTGCAATAACCCCGCCAGGAGGTTTTTGGCAGGATGACCTGCAAGTCGATGAAAATGGCAACCCTGTGGCGAATCCTCACACCGTAGGAACATCTGTCATGGCAACTAAGCAGGGAAAAGAGTATGGTCTATTCATGATTTTTAACACAATCTCATTCCTCACATCCCTAAGCATAATTCTTCTGCTTGTTAGCGGGCTACCTATCAAACGGAGGAGATGGATGTGGATACAAATGGTCATAATGTGGGTTGCTGTCACAACACTAGTAATAACTTATTTCATCACTCTCCGTCATATGTCACCTAATGACGTACATGTGCAAATCCTGTTACGTAAGGTAACCGAGATATCAGTTTTGACATGGTTGACTTTAATGGTGGTTGTTTTCTTTGGCAATGTTATTCGTATGAATCTATGGATTCTCAGAAAGTATGGTTATATTAAGCCAAAAGAGGTAGACGATGAACTTGAAGAGGTGAGAACTGAGGATTAA